A single region of the Halorubrum depositum genome encodes:
- a CDS encoding sulfatase produces the protein MPDRDIVWLTLESVRYDRTSVGGHERDTTPFLDRLASEDDSAAFENCTTHAVWTRPSSTSILTGRAPSNHRTWSTELALSDDIPTIPEGLRDAGYRTVGVSPIAQVSAATGLDRGFERFHYLGKDQLLEQVGPRILAKYFLNLRRHSAGWTTDTRKHSTGYMIDALASRHVRRASGGDDPLFLYAHLGDSHHPYYPPKGWRDRFEDDLDASMDRALAASLDMSDRIHEHIANGLPFDAETWNAIDVMYDTSLAYVDAVAESIVETARTELDDPIIVVTADHGEFFGEEGLLAHMLSTHTAVTNVPLVVAGLDGLSGDHSGVVQHADVMRTIVAELGLDVPVPIGRDIRTDPRAVAFTQRGEPRSATKIEELRRHNPSFDASRFLTGVVTSARTTEHRYQRGDDRADLFRLPDESADVSESAPDVAERLAGETDSWLATHGAPGDSRERTADFSPEMAKQLEDLGYL, from the coding sequence ATGCCCGACCGGGACATCGTGTGGCTCACGCTCGAGAGCGTCCGGTACGACCGGACGTCCGTCGGCGGCCACGAGCGCGACACGACGCCGTTCCTCGACCGGCTCGCGAGCGAGGACGACAGCGCTGCGTTCGAGAACTGCACCACTCACGCCGTCTGGACCCGGCCGTCGTCGACGTCGATCCTGACCGGCCGCGCCCCCTCGAATCACCGGACGTGGTCGACTGAGCTCGCGCTCTCGGACGACATCCCGACGATCCCGGAGGGGCTTCGCGACGCGGGCTACCGGACGGTCGGCGTCTCCCCGATCGCACAGGTGAGCGCCGCGACCGGTCTCGACCGCGGGTTCGAGCGCTTCCACTACCTCGGCAAAGACCAGCTCCTCGAACAGGTCGGTCCGCGTATCCTCGCGAAGTACTTCCTGAACCTCCGGCGCCACTCGGCCGGCTGGACGACCGACACGAGGAAACACAGCACGGGCTACATGATCGACGCGCTGGCGAGCCGCCACGTCCGCCGGGCGTCCGGCGGCGACGACCCGCTCTTCCTCTACGCGCACCTCGGCGACAGCCACCACCCGTACTACCCGCCGAAGGGCTGGCGCGACCGGTTCGAGGACGACCTCGACGCGTCGATGGATCGGGCCCTCGCCGCGTCGCTCGACATGTCCGATCGGATCCACGAACACATCGCTAACGGGCTCCCGTTCGACGCGGAGACGTGGAACGCGATCGACGTGATGTACGACACGTCGCTGGCGTACGTCGACGCCGTCGCCGAGTCCATCGTCGAGACGGCCCGGACCGAGCTCGACGACCCGATAATCGTCGTCACCGCCGACCACGGCGAGTTCTTCGGCGAGGAGGGGCTGCTCGCGCACATGCTGTCGACGCATACGGCGGTCACGAACGTCCCGCTCGTCGTCGCGGGGCTGGACGGCCTCTCCGGCGATCATTCGGGCGTCGTCCAACACGCCGACGTGATGCGGACGATCGTCGCGGAGCTCGGACTGGACGTGCCGGTCCCGATCGGACGGGACATCCGGACCGACCCCAGAGCGGTCGCGTTCACCCAGCGCGGCGAACCGCGAAGCGCGACGAAGATCGAGGAGCTCCGCCGGCATAACCCGTCGTTCGACGCGAGTCGGTTCCTCACCGGAGTCGTCACCAGCGCCCGGACGACGGAGCACCGGTACCAGCGCGGCGACGATCGCGCGGACCTCTTTCGGCTGCCCGACGAGTCCGCCGACGTCTCCGAGTCGGCGCCCGACGTCGCCGAGCGCCTGGCCGGCGAGACCGACTCGTGGCTCGCGACGCACGGCGCGCCGGGCGACTCCCGGGAACGGACCGCCGATTTCAGCCCGGAGATGGCGAAACAGCTGGAGGACTTGGGGTACCTCTGA
- a CDS encoding glycosyltransferase family 2 protein, with amino-acid sequence MPELSVIVPTLKPRDEIESVARLERHEFTDYEVLVQDENSATKARNEGIRRASAEKLVFLDDDSLPVEGYLERVSDLLEREAVVTGKIIHPHNDVIERFTSHYDMGSKPRYVTRFWGCNAACRKEVFDDAGMWNEAITWGHEEKELAERILNHYPIYYDPELLVYHVYADSVVDYWRKQYKLELQTPYLWEQDGVPSSRQYFRTLQTVVNPMNYVGFSPKHTLVRSGGNLMRFAGRAVGIARRSGAEE; translated from the coding sequence ATGCCTGAACTCAGCGTAATCGTCCCCACCCTCAAGCCGAGAGACGAGATCGAGTCCGTCGCGAGGCTCGAACGACACGAGTTCACCGACTACGAGGTGCTCGTCCAGGACGAGAATTCGGCGACGAAGGCCAGAAACGAGGGGATCCGGCGGGCGAGCGCGGAGAAGCTCGTGTTCCTCGACGACGACTCGCTGCCAGTCGAGGGGTACCTCGAACGGGTCTCCGACCTGTTAGAGCGCGAAGCCGTCGTGACGGGGAAGATAATTCACCCGCACAACGACGTCATCGAGCGGTTCACGAGCCACTACGACATGGGATCGAAGCCCCGCTACGTCACTCGGTTTTGGGGCTGCAACGCGGCCTGCAGAAAGGAGGTGTTCGACGACGCCGGGATGTGGAACGAGGCGATTACGTGGGGCCACGAGGAGAAAGAACTCGCCGAGCGGATACTGAACCACTACCCGATCTACTACGACCCCGAACTGCTCGTGTATCACGTCTACGCCGACTCAGTGGTCGACTACTGGCGCAAGCAGTACAAGCTGGAGCTACAGACGCCGTACCTCTGGGAGCAGGACGGCGTCCCCTCGTCTCGTCAGTACTTCCGGACGCTGCAAACGGTGGTGAACCCGATGAACTACGTGGGGTTCTCGCCGAAGCACACGCTCGTTCGGTCGGGCGGGAACCTGATGCGGTTCGCGGGCCGCGCGGTCGGGATAGCCCGGCGGTCGGGCGCCGAGGAGTAA
- a CDS encoding cohesin domain-containing protein, with product MTRRIGVGGLRHATVVVVTTALLLGAALSGATVGVVDADGSSVAVTDGSGGSAVEAAPGETVAVTVGANASNVSAYQANLTFDPDVVRIVSVSGTDDFDDPVANVDNESGWVAFNQYRSSNATDPRLATVTLELVGGAGNETTLAFAESDTKLADDAARELGIDGYGDLTVIVESDSSGDGGEGSDGGDGSDGGDGGDGGDDGSGGSDGGDGGDDGSDGSDGGDGGDGGDDGSDGSDGGDGSDGGDGSDGGDGGDGGSGNDGDNDGGDDDGGNGGGSPGGGASGGGTSGGSAGADENDEAPEGPPRVAAHTASMNGEASIVTTFDGISPTIERVELLFEAAVSGEYVTTEFERLPTDLADSRGDADDVLTVIEFGAPDGSEDAPAELVLALNRSAVDASDQSVDGLRIERYDEATGQWVGVDAAVDGSDEATVTLTAAPSRLGWVVVSAGNSSRTDAAADPANGTSAGSDGDADGTAEGSDATNGTVGDADGKNGAADSSDGTTGDSGTTAGDSGATSDSSTEGPGVTQSEVPGFGVTSVLAAGALLYGFLRFGRRTR from the coding sequence ATGACCCGACGAATCGGCGTCGGCGGTCTGCGCCACGCGACCGTCGTCGTCGTGACGACGGCGCTGCTCCTCGGAGCGGCCCTCTCGGGCGCCACCGTCGGCGTCGTCGACGCGGACGGGTCGTCGGTCGCGGTCACCGACGGATCGGGCGGGAGCGCGGTCGAAGCCGCCCCCGGCGAGACGGTCGCGGTGACGGTCGGCGCGAACGCGTCGAACGTGAGCGCCTACCAGGCCAATCTCACCTTCGACCCCGACGTCGTGCGGATCGTGTCGGTGTCGGGGACCGACGACTTCGACGACCCCGTCGCCAACGTCGACAACGAGAGCGGCTGGGTCGCGTTCAACCAGTACCGGTCCTCGAACGCCACCGATCCGCGGCTCGCGACGGTGACGCTAGAACTCGTCGGCGGCGCCGGGAACGAGACGACGCTCGCGTTCGCGGAGTCCGATACGAAACTCGCAGACGACGCGGCCCGGGAGCTGGGCATCGACGGGTACGGCGATCTGACCGTCATCGTCGAATCCGATTCGAGCGGTGACGGCGGAGAGGGGAGCGACGGTGGCGACGGTAGTGACGGCGGCGATGGTGGTGACGGCGGTGACGATGGTAGCGGCGGCAGCGATGGTGGTGACGGCGGTGACGATGGTAGTGACGGTAGCGACGGTGGCGACGGCGGTGACGGCGGTGACGATGGTAGTGACGGTAGCGACGGTGGCGACGGCAGCGACGGTGGCGACGGCAGCGACGGTGGCGACGGCGGCGACGGCGGGTCAGGAAACGATGGCGATAACGACGGCGGCGATGACGACGGAGGCAACGGCGGCGGGAGTCCGGGCGGCGGAGCGAGCGGTGGGGGGACGAGCGGGGGAAGCGCCGGTGCCGATGAGAACGACGAGGCGCCCGAAGGTCCCCCGCGCGTCGCCGCTCACACCGCATCGATGAACGGCGAGGCGTCTATCGTGACGACGTTCGACGGGATCAGCCCGACGATCGAGCGCGTCGAACTCCTGTTCGAGGCGGCCGTCTCCGGCGAGTACGTCACGACGGAGTTCGAACGGCTTCCGACCGACCTCGCAGACTCCAGGGGCGACGCCGACGACGTCCTCACCGTGATCGAGTTCGGCGCGCCGGACGGGTCCGAGGACGCGCCGGCGGAGCTGGTCCTCGCGCTCAATCGGAGCGCGGTCGACGCGTCCGATCAGAGCGTCGACGGCCTGCGGATCGAGCGCTACGACGAGGCGACCGGACAGTGGGTAGGGGTCGACGCGGCGGTCGACGGTTCGGACGAGGCGACCGTGACGCTCACCGCCGCTCCGTCACGCCTCGGCTGGGTCGTCGTTTCGGCGGGGAATTCGTCCCGGACGGACGCCGCGGCCGACCCCGCGAACGGTACCTCGGCCGGATCGGACGGAGATGCGGACGGCACGGCCGAGGGCTCCGACGCGACGAACGGGACGGTTGGCGACGCCGACGGAAAGAACGGGGCGGCGGACAGCTCCGACGGAACGACGGGCGACTCTGGCACGACAGCGGGCGACTCCGGAGCGACGAGCGACTCGTCTACCGAGGGTCCCGGCGTCACCCAGTCGGAGGTGCCGGGATTCGGCGTGACGAGCGTCCTCGCCGCCGGCGCGCTGCTGTACGGGTTCCTCCGTTTCGGACGCCGGACGCGATAG
- a CDS encoding alkaline phosphatase family protein: MTASEPERAFVLGLDGVPWSLVEKWMDEGDLPTFERLRREGAAGPFASTVPANTPVAWPSIATGCDPAGHGLFEFMKLNRRYGQRPNTGADRSRPAIWDIVSPAVVGNVPMTFPAREFDGEMATGMMTPEDASAFTYPPELGAAIDRRIPDYEIGLDWKEYFGRREAFLDALDGMLSDRRELMRVLLERTDWTLSFFVYTAPDRLQHLIWDEAVLKAHYEELDDLLAEVVERCEEAGAVLFVVSDHGFGPVSRQVNVNEILRREGLIARQEQGGVRGVMSTVGFDKDDVLAALKRVGVDEGTLVRYLPEGLISQAATRIPGDHALYDADFSHTEAFLHGLGSVYVNDTERFASGTVPPSEVPAVKRRVTELLENVRDPETGDRPLVVVDPDRGRAGADGTGDEKPDADGPGHEASADGDTLEPDLLIESIEGYTVNWQFADEPFTVPQKAADHESEGIFFAHGPGIEAESRPADASAVDLVPTLLHLLDRPVPSHADGGVIEEILAAGSPAAERPVRTAEYDAGEPQGEVDGDFDEVEDRLRGLGYME; this comes from the coding sequence ATGACCGCGTCCGAGCCGGAACGGGCGTTCGTCCTCGGACTGGACGGCGTCCCGTGGTCGCTGGTCGAGAAGTGGATGGACGAGGGGGACCTCCCGACGTTCGAGCGGCTCCGGCGGGAGGGCGCCGCGGGACCGTTCGCGAGTACGGTTCCGGCCAACACGCCGGTCGCGTGGCCGTCGATAGCGACCGGCTGTGACCCCGCCGGCCACGGGCTGTTCGAGTTCATGAAGCTGAACCGCCGGTACGGGCAGCGCCCGAACACGGGCGCGGACCGGAGCCGACCGGCGATCTGGGACATCGTCTCGCCGGCCGTCGTCGGCAACGTCCCGATGACGTTCCCCGCTCGGGAGTTCGACGGCGAGATGGCCACCGGGATGATGACGCCGGAGGACGCCTCGGCGTTCACGTACCCCCCGGAGCTCGGGGCGGCGATCGACCGTCGGATCCCCGACTACGAGATCGGGCTGGACTGGAAGGAGTACTTCGGCCGGCGGGAGGCGTTCCTCGACGCGCTCGACGGTATGCTGTCGGACCGTCGAGAGCTCATGCGGGTCCTCCTCGAACGGACCGACTGGACGCTCTCCTTTTTCGTGTACACCGCGCCCGATCGACTCCAACATCTCATCTGGGACGAGGCGGTGCTCAAGGCGCACTACGAGGAGCTCGACGACCTGCTGGCCGAAGTCGTCGAGCGGTGCGAGGAGGCCGGCGCCGTCCTCTTCGTCGTCTCGGACCACGGTTTCGGCCCCGTCTCCCGCCAGGTGAACGTCAACGAGATCCTCCGTCGAGAGGGGCTCATCGCGCGGCAGGAGCAGGGGGGAGTGCGGGGCGTCATGTCTACCGTCGGCTTCGATAAAGACGACGTGCTCGCGGCGTTGAAGCGGGTCGGCGTCGACGAGGGGACGCTGGTTCGATACCTCCCCGAGGGACTGATCAGCCAGGCGGCGACCCGTATTCCCGGCGACCACGCGCTGTACGACGCCGACTTCTCGCACACCGAGGCGTTCCTCCACGGGCTCGGGAGCGTCTACGTCAACGACACCGAACGGTTCGCGTCGGGGACCGTTCCCCCCTCGGAGGTCCCGGCGGTCAAACGCCGGGTGACGGAACTCCTCGAGAACGTCCGGGACCCGGAGACGGGCGACCGGCCGCTCGTCGTGGTTGACCCCGACCGCGGGAGGGCCGGTGCAGACGGAACCGGCGACGAAAAGCCCGACGCGGACGGTCCCGGTCACGAAGCGTCCGCCGACGGCGACACGCTCGAACCGGACCTCCTGATCGAGTCGATCGAGGGCTACACGGTCAACTGGCAGTTCGCCGACGAGCCGTTCACCGTCCCGCAGAAGGCCGCGGACCACGAATCGGAGGGGATCTTCTTCGCGCACGGCCCCGGTATCGAGGCGGAGTCGCGGCCGGCGGACGCCTCGGCCGTCGACCTCGTCCCGACTCTCCTGCACCTGCTCGATCGCCCGGTGCCGTCGCACGCCGACGGCGGCGTGATCGAGGAGATACTCGCGGCCGGATCGCCCGCCGCGGAGAGGCCCGTCCGGACCGCGGAGTACGACGCCGGAGAGCCGCAAGGGGAGGTCGACGGCGACTTCGACGAGGTCGAGGACCGGCTGCGGGGATTGGGGTACATGGAGTAG